The Streptomyces taklimakanensis nucleotide sequence GAGGGCATCACCTTCGAGGTCGTGCCGGGCATCGCCACCGCCGTGGGCGTTCCCGCCTACGCCGGTGTGCCGCTGCGCAACGGCCACGGCGCGGACGTACGGTTCCTCGACGCGCGCAGCGCCGATCCGCGGGCGTGGAACGAGGTGGGCGCCAGCGACGCCACCCTCGTGGTCTCCACGACCCTGGAGTCGGTCGCCGCCACGGCCGCGGAGCTGGTCACGGCGGGCCGCAAGCCCGACACCCCGCTGACCGTCACCATCGACGGCACCACCACCCGGCAGCGCACCTGGACGGCGACGCTGGGCTCCATCGCCCAGACCCTCAAGGCCGCCAAGGTGCTGCCCTCGGCGGGCGGCGAGCGGCCCGCGATAGCCGTGGTCGGTGACCGCGGCGCCGCCGAGCAGCGCGAGCGGCTCGCCTGGTTCGAGTCCAAGCCGCTGTTCGGCTGGCAGGTGCTGGTGCCGCGCACCAAGGAGCAGGCCGCCTCGCTCTCGGAGCAACTGCGCTCCTACGGCGCGGTGCCCAGCGAGGTGCCCACCATCGCCGTGGAGCCGCCGCGCACCCCGCAGCAGATGGAGCGCGCGGTCAAGGGCCTGGTCACCGGCCGCTACGAGTGGATCGCCTTCACCTCGGTCAACGCGGTCAAGGCGGTGCGCGAGAAGTTCGAGGAGTACGGCCTGGACGCCCGCGCCTTCGCCGGGATCAAGGTCGCCGCCGTCGGCGAGCAGACGGCCAGGGCGCTGGTGGAGTTCGGCGTGAAGCCGGACCTGGTGCCCAGCGGCGAGCAGTCCGCGGCCGGGCTGCTGGAGGACTGGCCGCCCTACGACCCGGTCTTCGACCCGATCGACCGGGTCTTCCTGCCGCGCGCCGACATCGCCACCGAGACGCTGGTGGCCGGCCTGATCGAGCTGGGCTGGGAGGTCGACGACGTCACCGCCTACCGGACGGTGCGCGCCTCGCCGCCACCGGCCCCGACGCGCGAGGCGATCAAGGGCGGCGGGTTCGACGCGGTGCTGTTCACCTCGTCGAGCACCGTGCGGAACCTCGTCGGCATCGCGGGCAAGCCGCACAACGTGACGGTGATCGCCTGCATCGGTCCGGCGACGGCGAAGACGGCCGAGGAGCACGGCCTGCGCGTGGACGTCATGGCGCCCGAACCGTCGGTGCACAAGCTGGCCGAGGCGCTGGCGGAGTTCGGCGCCAAGCGCCGGGCCGCCGCGATCGAGGCCGGCGAGGCGGTGCAGCGGCCGAGCGAGAAGCGGCCGACCAGGAGGAGGGCCAGGACATCGTGACGATCGACAACGGCGCGTACGGCGGAACGTACGGCGGTGGTGCGCGCGGGGGCGCGTACGGGGACTTCCCCGTGGTGCGCCCCCGGAGGCTGCGCACCACCCCGGCCATGCGCCGCATGGTCGCCGAGCACCGGCTCCACCCGGCCGAGCTGATCCTCCCCGTCTTCGTGCGGGAGGGCATCACCGAGCCGGTGGAGATCTCCTCCATGCCCGGCGTGTACCAGCACACGCGCGAGACCCTGCGCAAGGCCGCGGCCGACGCGGTGGCGGCGGGCGTGGGCGGGATCATGATCTTCGGCGTGCCGGAGGAGGACAAGAAGGACGCCGTCGGATCCCCCGGCACCGACCCGGACGGCATCCTCCAGGTGGCGCTGCGCGA carries:
- a CDS encoding uroporphyrinogen-III synthase, with product MSPTTDHSYGTHGHVTFLGAGPGDPGLLTLRAVEALTQADVLVADPQVYDVVRAHVRAGVDTPLQAAGDDASTASAGTDDAVNLVMRAARGGKRVVRAVAGDPGLDADAADEMLACASEGITFEVVPGIATAVGVPAYAGVPLRNGHGADVRFLDARSADPRAWNEVGASDATLVVSTTLESVAATAAELVTAGRKPDTPLTVTIDGTTTRQRTWTATLGSIAQTLKAAKVLPSAGGERPAIAVVGDRGAAEQRERLAWFESKPLFGWQVLVPRTKEQAASLSEQLRSYGAVPSEVPTIAVEPPRTPQQMERAVKGLVTGRYEWIAFTSVNAVKAVREKFEEYGLDARAFAGIKVAAVGEQTARALVEFGVKPDLVPSGEQSAAGLLEDWPPYDPVFDPIDRVFLPRADIATETLVAGLIELGWEVDDVTAYRTVRASPPPAPTREAIKGGGFDAVLFTSSSTVRNLVGIAGKPHNVTVIACIGPATAKTAEEHGLRVDVMAPEPSVHKLAEALAEFGAKRRAAAIEAGEAVQRPSEKRPTRRRARTS